Proteins encoded together in one Desulfobulbaceae bacterium window:
- a CDS encoding sulfurtransferase TusA family protein — MSDITPDATLDAKGLSCPMPLLKTKKEIGKLSSGQILEVLGTDPGSRNDMPGWCEKSGHTFMGEKEDDGFIRFYIKKG; from the coding sequence ATGAGTGACATTACCCCAGATGCGACCCTGGATGCAAAAGGACTGAGCTGCCCAATGCCTCTTCTTAAAACCAAAAAAGAGATTGGCAAATTAAGTTCCGGTCAGATTCTTGAAGTTCTTGGGACAGACCCTGGTTCAAGAAACGACATGCCAGGTTGGTGTGAAAAGAGTGGCCACACGTTCATGGGCGAAAAAGAAGATGATGGCTTTATTCGCTTCTATATCAAAAAAGGTTAA
- a CDS encoding peroxiredoxin, with protein MAKSLGIFVTNPNHMRHVVGITKAAVAKGSKVKVFFTWHGTKLSKTPEFQALCAMENVDVSICADSYKRSGFDVTDVPTGLSPEKMGTQAQHGAIIEDYDCYLTL; from the coding sequence ATGGCAAAAAGTCTTGGTATTTTTGTAACCAACCCAAACCATATGCGCCACGTTGTAGGTATTACTAAAGCCGCTGTTGCGAAGGGTTCAAAAGTTAAGGTGTTTTTCACTTGGCACGGAACCAAATTGAGCAAAACCCCAGAATTTCAAGCCCTTTGTGCGATGGAAAATGTTGATGTATCCATCTGTGCGGACAGCTACAAAAGATCTGGTTTTGATGTCACAGATGTTCCAACAGGTCTCAGCCCTGAAAAAATGGGAACACAGGCCCAGCACGGTGCTATCATAGAAGACTATGACTGCTACCTGACTTTATAA